A single region of the Lacerta agilis isolate rLacAgi1 chromosome 9, rLacAgi1.pri, whole genome shotgun sequence genome encodes:
- the MOB1B gene encoding MOB kinase activator 1B, with the protein MSFLFGSRSSKTFKPKKNIPEGSHQYELLKHAEATLGSGNLRMAVMLPEGEDLNEWVAVNTVDFFNQINMLYGTITDFCTEESCPVMSAGPKYEYHWADGTNIKKPIKCSAPKYIDYLMTWVQDQLDDETLFPSKIGVPFPKNFMSVAKTILKRLFRVYAHIYHQHFDPVIQLQEEAHLNTSFKHFIFFVQEFNLIDRRELAPLQELIEKLTSKDR; encoded by the exons TGGTAGCCGCTCTTCTAAAACTTTTAAACCAAAGAAGAATATTCCAGAAGGCTCTCACCAATATGAGCTGCTGAAACATGCAGAGGCCACTCTGGGAAGTGGCAACCTACGGATGGCTGTTATGCTGCCTGAGGGTGAAGATCTAAATGAATGGGTTGCAGTGAACA CTGTGGACTTCTTCAACCAGATCAACATGCTTTACGGGACAATTACAGACTTCTGCACAGAAGAGAGCTGCCCAGTGATGTCTGCAGGTCCAAA ATACGAGTACCACTGGGCAGATGGGACAAACATAAAGAAGCCAATCAAGTGCTCAGCACCAAAGTACATCGATTACCTTATGACATGGGTTCAGGACCAGCTGGATGATGAGACACTCTTCCCATCCAAAATAG GTGTTCCTTTCCCAAAGAACTTCATGTCGGTAGCTAAAACGATCCTAAAGCGTCTCTTCAGAGTTTATGCTCACATCTACCACCAGCACTTTGATCCAGTCATTCAGCTGCAGGAAGAGGCACATCTCAACACATCCTTCAAGCACTTTATCTTTTTTGTTCAG GAATTTAACCTTATAGACAGAAGAGAACTTGCTCCACTTCAAGAATTGATTGAAAAACTCACTTCAAAGGACAGATAA